One window from the genome of Hippopotamus amphibius kiboko isolate mHipAmp2 chromosome 13, mHipAmp2.hap2, whole genome shotgun sequence encodes:
- the LOC130834414 gene encoding E3 ubiquitin-protein transferase RMND5B-like has product MGPWEEVTYCFASGCAALPMLMSIKAAIEQRQCTGGWSRKTEIELGMKCWYHSVFACPILRQQTSHSNPPIKLIRGHVISRDAFNKLINGGKLKCPYCLMEQNPADGKRIVF; this is encoded by the exons CTTCGCCTCTGGCTGTGCGGCACTGCCCATGCTGATGAGCATCAAAGCTGCAATAGAGCAGAGGCAGTGCACCGGGGGCTGGAGTCGCAAG ACTGAGATCGAGCTAGGCATGAAGTGCTGGTACCACTCAGTGTTCGCGTGCCCCATCCTCCGCCAGCAGACTTCCCATTCCAACCCTCCCATCAAGCTTATTCGTGGCCACGTCATCTCCCGAGATGCGTTCAACAAGCTCATCAACGGAGGAAA GCTGAAGTGTCCCTACTGTCTCATGGAGCAGAACCCAGCAGATGGGAAACGCATCGTATTCTGA